In Streptomyces camelliae, the sequence GGAACGGCGAGACGCCCTCGGTGGCCGTGTAGAGCAGCACGCCCAGCGACCACAGGTCGCTCGCCGGGCCGGGCCGCTGCCCCAGCACCCGCTCCGGCGCGATGTACTCGGGCGAGCCGACGAAGCCGCCGGTGTCCGTCAGCCGGGTGTCGCCCTCGATCCAGGCGATGCCGAAGTCGGTGAGGACCACCCGGTCGTACCGGCCGAGCAGGACGTTGTCCGGTTTCACGTCCCGGTGCAGCACGCCCGCCGCGTGCGCCGCCTCCAGCGCGCCCAGCACCTCCAGGCCGATCCGGGCCGCCTCGCGCGCGTCCAGCGTGCCCTCGCGCAGCACGTCACCGAGGGTGCGGCCGTGGACCAGCTCCATCACGATCCAGGGCCGGCCGTCGACCACCGCCACATCGTGGACGCCGACCACCGCCGGGTGGTCCAGCCGGGCCGCCGCGCGGGCCTCGCGGCGCATGCGTTCGTAGGCGTTCTCGCGTTCCCGTTCGGGAAGATTCTCCGGGACGCGCGGCTCCTTGACGGCGACCTCCCGGTCCACCGTCTCGTCCTGGGCCCGCCACACCGTGCCCATCCCGCCGTGGCCCAGCTTGCCGAGCAGCCGGTAGCGGCCGGCGATCAGCCGTCCGGTGCCCTCCGGGTGCACGTGCGGTTGCTGTGGTTGCGATGGTCGCGGTGGTTGCGGTGGTTGCAGAACAAAACTCGTCGTGTCGTCGGCCGTGCGGCCGGTGACTCCCCCGTCGCTGCTCATGGTTCATCCATATCGCGCCATGAGCGCCCGATCCACAGGGATCGGGAACCGGTCACGAAGCCGTGACCGAGAAGGTGTCGAGGGCCACGTCGAAGTACTCCCGGGCCTCCCGCACCTTCCCGACCGGCGCCGACACCCACACGTCGTACAGCCGCCCGGAATCCTCCCAGCACAGGTCGTAGGTGTGCCGGGGGCCCTCCGCCGTGCTGAAGCCGTCCCAGGTGAACTCCCAGAGCGCGGCGGGGTGTCCGGCGTGCGTGGTGCGGGTGACCCGGCCGTCGTGGTAGCCGGGGTTGGTGTCCGGGCCCTCGGCCGCGGACCGCTCCAGCACGCCCTGCGGGCCGCCGGGTCGGGACTCGGCGACCTTGATGCCGAGGCGGAAGGTCTCCCCGGGCGAGAGATAGAAGACGCGTTCGCCCTGCGGGCTGCGGGTGAAGTCCTCCGGTACGGCGAGGGAGAAGCCGGCCGGGTCCTGAGCGGTGCGGTAACCGGAGGGCGCCGTATGGGAGTTGGTGACCTTCGACGGTGTCGAGGGGGCCGGGGAGGGCGAGGGGGAAGTTGGGCTCGTGCCGGTGCCGGTGGTTCCGGTGCCGGTGCTTCCGGTGCCGGTCGCCGGGGATGTCGCCGTACCGCCCGGACTGCCGCCGCCCCCGTCGCCGTTCCCGTGCAGCAGCAGGGCCGCCGAGACACCGGCCCCGGCCAGCGCGGCGACGAGCACCGCCGCGATCAGCACCCCGCGCCTGGCGGTCCGGGACTCAGGGGCGGCCGACGGCTCGGATCCGGCGGGTGGGAGCGGTGGGCCGTGCGGAAGGTCCGGCTGGGTCGGCGAGTAGGGCGCCGCCGCCCCGGCCGTACGACTGCCGGGCCGGCATCCCGTACGGCTCCCGGTGGTCCGGCCTCCCGTCCCCGGCCTCGGCGTTCGGCCCCCGCCGATCCGGTGGTGCCCGCGCCCGCCGCCCGCCGTACCGGCCGTTCCCGGCGCCTCCGGTGTCCGTCCCGTCTCCAGGTAGGCCCGCAGCATCCGCTCGGCGTCGGCCGCGCCGAGCCGCCGGTCGGGGTCGCGTTCCAGCAGCCCCCGTACGACGGGGAGCAGCGGCTCGGCCTCGACGGGTGGCCGGATCTCGGCGGCGACGACGGCGTGCAGGATGCCGCCGATCGAGTCGCGCCGGAACGGCGACTCGCCGCTGAGGACCGTGCACAGCAGCGCGCCCAGCGACCACAGGTCGGACTCCGGCCCGGTACGCACCCCCGACATCCGCTCCGGCGCGGTGTACTCGGGCGAGCCGACGAAGGAACCCGTCTCGGTGAGCGTGGTGGCGCCCGCGACCTGCGCGATGCCGAAGTCGGTGAGCACGACCCGGCCGGTGCCGGCCTCGATCAGCACGTTCGCGGGCTTGATGTCCCGGTGCAGCACCCCCGCCTCGTGCGCCGTGTGCACGGCGCTGAGCAGGGCGATGCCGATGCGTGCGGCCTCGGCGGCGTCGGCCGGGCCGTCCCGGGCGATCCGGTCGGCGAGCGAACCGCCCTCGACCAACTCCATGACCAGGTACGGCCGTTCCTCGTGCTCCACCACGTCGTGCACGACGATGATGTGCGGATGCCGCAGCTGGGCGACCGCCCGCGCCTCACGCAGGGTACGGTCCCGGCGGCGCCGGGCGTCGTCGTCCGGGAGCGAGTCGTCCGGGAGGAGTTCCTTGACCGCGACCAGGCGGCCCAGCAACTGGTCGCTCGCCCGCCACACGACGCCCATGCCGCCGCGCCCGATGCGTGCCTCCAGGCGGTAACGGCCCGCGATCACCCGGAAGTCGGCGCCCTCGGTCCCCATGCGCCCCATCATGCCCCACCGGACCCATGCCCTCCGGGACACCGACCGGCCAAGCCGGGGTGCTCAACCAGCGGTTTTCGGCCGTATCAGCCGCCGGGAACCGCGCTCAGGCGCTCAGGACCCGTTCGGCTCCTGCCAGGACTGCAGCACCCACTTGAACTGCTTGCTGGTTTTCACCCAGTCCTCGGCCGGCGTCGACATGTAGATGGCGTACTCGGTGCCCGAGCGCGCGAAGTACGTCTCCTCGATCGCGTGCCGCGGACCGGGGACGTACGGCGGGTCCTTCTTCAGCGCGGTCCAGGTGTACTCCCAAAGCGAGCCCTTGCGGTCGCGGTAGATGTTCTCCGTCATCTGCACCCGCTTGTAGTCGACCAGCCGCTGAAGCTGCTGTTCCAGGTCCTTCTGGTGCTGGAGGGGAGTGGCGAAGTCCGGGGAGTCGATGGCGATGCGCACGAAGTGCTTGCCGCCGTCCGGGGTGTAGTCGATCTGCTGGAGGCCGCTCTGGTCCTCGTAGACCTTCCGCTTCCAGCCCTTGGGCAGGGAGAGGCTGAAGCCGAGCGGGTCGTGGTGGGTCTCCCAGCTGGCGGGTATCGTGCCGTCGGGGCCCGGTGTGGCGGTGTCGCTCCCGGAGGGGTCCGTGGCCGGGCCCGCACCGCCGCTCGTGCCGGTGCCGCTCTGCGTCCCGCCCCACTCCTGGACGGCGACCGCCGCGCCACCGCCGAGCACGGCCGCGGCCGCGACGACGAGCACGAGCGTACGCAGCCGGCGCCGCGGGCGCGGACGGGGGCGTGCCGTCGCCGCGCTCCGCACCGACCCGGCGGATCCGCCCGGTCCGGCAGGTCCAGCCAGTCCCGCAGGTCCGGCCGGCGCGGGTGCCACGGCCGTGGGCCCGGTCACCGAGGGGACCGCGCCGGCCGCCGCTCCGGGGCCGTAGCCGACGGCCTGCGTGCCGGAAGCGGAACCGGGGCCGGGGCCGGGGCCGGGGCCGGTCACCGACGTACCGGAGCCGTAGGTGTTCGCGGACGTGTCCGGGCCGTAACCGGCCGCGGAGGTGCCGGAGCCGTAGCCCGACGGGCCCGCCCCGGGGCCTGTGCCGGTGTGCAGGCCCCGGCCCTGGGTCGGGACGAACGCCTGCGCCGCGTTCGGCCGGCGGCCCTCTGCCGCCTCGGCGAGCAGCTGCTCCGCCTCCTCCGCGCCCGGCCGCTGAGCGGGTTCCTTGCGCAGCAGGGCGGCTATCACGGGGCCGAGCGCACCGGCGTGGCGCGGCTCGGCGGCCTCCTCCTCGACGACCGCCTGCATGGTGCTCAGCGGCGAGGTGCGGCGGAACGGCGAACGGCCCTCGACCGCCGTGTACAGCGTGGCGCCGAGCGCCCACAAGTCCGAGGACGGGCCCGGGTCGTGGCCGCGCACCCGCTCGGGCGCGAGATAGTCGACCGAGCCGACGACCTCCCCGGTGCGGGTGATGGTGGTGTCGCCCTCGATCTGGGCGATGCCGAAGTCGGTGAGCAGGACCCGGCCGTCCCGGCCGAGGAGCACGTTGCCGGGCTTGACGTCCCGGTGCAGCACCCCGGCGGAGTGCGCGGCGCGCAGCGCCCGCAGCACCCACAGCCCGATCCGGGCGGCCTCCCTGGGCTCCATCCGCCCCCGCTCCTTGACCGCGTCGGCCAGCGAGTTGCCCTCGACCAGCTCCATCACGATCCAGGGGCGACCGTCGTGTTCGAGGACGTCGTGCACGGTGACGACGGCGGAGTGGTTGATACGCGCGGCGGCCCGGGCCTCGGCCCGGGTGCGGGCGAGCAGCACGGCCCGGTCGCCGTCGGATACGTAGAGCGCAGCGGTCAACTCCTTGACGGCGACCGTCCGGTGGAGCACCTCGTCGTGGGCGCGCCACACCCGGCCCATGCCGCCGCTGCCGATGGAGTCGGCAAGCCGGTAGCGGCCCGCTATGAGCAGGCCCTGCATCTGATTCACGTTGCCCCGCAATGCTCTTGACAGGGTCAGACTAAGGACCGGCTACCCCTCTGGGAACAAGCGGGGTCCCAAGGTGACAGCACTGTGACGCTTGTCGCTCAGCTGCCTCACTGGGCGCTCAGCCGGTGTAGCGGTACGTCGCGGTGGCCTGCTCGTACAGCCGTGTCACCGCGTCGCGCTGGGACTCCGGGCCGCGGACCTGGATGATGTGGTAGCGGCCGTTCAGCAGGATCGCCATGTTGCGCACGAACAGGTCCCGCCCCTGCCCGTCGGTCCAGGTGAACTGCCCCTCGGCCATGGTCCGTCCGCCCACCTCGATGGTCCGCAGCCCGGTGGCCGTGGCCCAGCTGGAGTCGCGGTACGGCTGGAGTTCGCTCTCCTTGTCCCGCTGGTAGACCATGGGGTCGCTGCCGTAGACGGAGGCGCTGTCCCGTCCGGGTACGACGATGAGCTCGAAGTTCCCCTGCGCGTAGACGACCTGCCCGCTGCCGTTCTTCGGGGTGCGGTCCCAGCCCTTGGCGACGGCGACCGTGAAGCCCTCGGGGTCGGTGCGCAGAGCGAAGCCGTCGGCGACGGACGGATCGCCACCGGTCTGGGGCTGGGTCTCGGTGGCGGGCGCGGACGCGGAGGGACCGCCGTCCGCGGACTGCCCGGAGGACGGCTGCAGGCTGTGCGAGGGAGCGGCACTCACCTCCCCCGCGGTGCCGGTACGGTCGCTGCCCGCCGCGCCGCTGTCCCCCTGTTTCGGCATGAACAGCATCGCGTAGGCGATCGCTCCGGCCAGCAGAAGCAGGATCAGCAGGAGCAGGGTCCGCCCGAGGCTGCGCGGCGACCGGACGTCGTCGTCCCGGGTGCGCTCCCGGATCCGCTCGGACCGGTCCCGGCTCCGCTCGGACCGCTCCCGTACCTGCTCGCGGTCCCGCTTGTGCCGCCCGTGCGGAGGGACGTCGGCCTGCCGCCGGACGCGCCGCCGCCGCAGCCGCACCAGCTCGCCGCGGCGCCGGACGATCGGCAGCCGGCGCGGGTCGGCGGGCGGGACGGGCACCACATGCGTACCGGCGTCGGGCTCGGGCGCGGACCGGACCAGCGATCGGAGCCAGCCGTTCAGCTCCTCGACGTCGAGACGCTCGGTGGGGTCCTGGCGCAGCAGGGACTCCACGACCGGCCGCAGCGGACCGCACTCCTCGGCGAAGGCGGGCGGCTCGGCGCACACCAGCTGCACGAGTTCGGCCGTGGACTCCTCGGGGTAGGGCGCGTGCCCCTGTACGGCCCGGAACAGCAACGCCCCGAGCGCCCACAGGTCGGTCGCGGGCCCGATCGGCGCCGCCAGCTGCCAGTTCTCGTGCACGGGCCCGGCCTGCTCCGGCGCCCACCGCTCCGTCACCGGCCCGACGACAGTCATCCGCACCTGCCGAGCCCGCTCAGCCGCCAACGCACTCCCAGCCCCACGCCGGACCCCGGCAACACCGGCGGGATCGTCCCAGCGGGCCGGGCCGGGGTGGACAGGGTCCGCGCCCGCCCGCTGGGCCTGGCTCTGCCCGGGAACGGACGGATACTGCGGGCCCCTCGACGCCACCGCGGAACCGCCGTGAGCACCGGGGGCCGAGCCGGACTGGACGGGATCGGTGCCCGTCCGATGGACACGGCTCTGGCCGGGCAGGGAGCGGTCGTACGGGTTCCCCGAAGGCAACACGGAGCCGTCATGAGCGCCGGGGGCCGAGCCGGACTGGACGGGATCGGTGCCCGTCCGGTGTGCCGGTGCGGCGGGGTCGTGCGAGCCTCCCGAGGGCAGCCCGGGGCGCTGGGTGCCGTCGCCTCCCAGGGCCGGGGGTGTGCTGCCCGAGCCTGGGCGGGGTGAGGTGCCGTGCCAGGGGGCGGTCCGGACGCCGTAGGGGTCGGCGACGCGGCCGGGCGGGGGCGTGCTGCCCGGTCCGGCGGGGTACGGCGGCTGGGTCGTGCCGTCGGGTCGGTCGGTGCCCGTGCCGTTCTCGGCGGGCGGGCGGGCGCCGGGCAGCGCGGGGCGGCCGTTCTGCCCGGGTTCCTGCACCCGGGCGGCGGCACGCGCACCCGCGCGGTACGCGGCGATCGCCCCGGCACGCGCCGCACGGATGTCCGTCCCGCTCGCACTCCTCGCGCCACTCTCCAGAGCCCGCTGCCCCGCCGGACCGCCGACCGCATCGGCCCCGCCGTTCGCACCCGGCAGCCCACCAGCCGCCCTCGCCTGGATCGCGGCCCGGCGCGCGGCCTCCGGATCGACGTCGGCGGACGGAACACCGCCGTCCGGACCCACGGACGACGGGCCGCCTCGCTGTCCCGCGGCCGTCGTACCGGCGCCTCCGGCCTCGGTCCCCGGCCGACCGCCCAAGGCACCACCAGCACCACCAGCACCGCTGGTACTACTGGCACCACCGGCCCCGCCGGCTGCCATCGCCCCGGCCCCCGGCTCGGCCCGCTCCACCCCTGCTGTCCCCGGCAGCCCAGAAGCCGTCGAACCACCCGCAGCCCCCGGCGCCCCGTACATCCCCCCGCCGAGCTCGCCGTCCTCCCCCGGTACCGGGTCGTACCCGCACAGCGCCTCCTCCGCCGCCCCGACCGCAAGCCCGGTCAGCAGGACGCGGCCGTCCTCGCAGACGAGCACCGTGCGGGCGGTGATGTTGCGGTGGACCCAGCCATGGGCGTGCAGTACCCGGAGTGCCATGAGCACGTCGGAGGCGACCTCGGCGGCCCGGTACGGGGACAGCGGCTGCTCGGCGAGGAACGCGGACAGCGGGCGCGCGGCCACCCACTCGCTGACGATCCACAGGGAGCCGCCCTCGGCGAACACGTCGAAGACCTGGTCCAGCCGGGGATGGTCGGGGATGCGGGCCGCCGCCTGCGCGGCCTCCACGGCGCGTCGTACGGCAGGATCCGCGGGCCGGCGCGTCGCCGTACGGGCATCCGGTGCCGCCCGCCGGGCCCCGCCCCGCTCGCGCGCCGTGAACCCCTCGGGCAACCCCTCCGCGTCGAGCACCTCGGCCTCGACGACCTCCGGCAACGGCACCTGCCGGACGAGGACTTCCTGCCCGCTGTAGGTGTCGAAGGCGCGGGTCTCGGTGAGTTCGTACTCGTCGGACGGCGGCAACGGCAGGCGGTAGCGGTCGGCGAGCACCCGACCCGCGTAGTCGTCCACGTTGCCTCCCCCGGCCGCCCGGTTGGTCACATCCGTTCGCCTCGCGACCCGTTTCGCACAGACATGCAGCTGCGTACGGTCCGCAACCATTCACGATACGTGCCGGAGGCAACCCGCATTGAGTGGATGCCGGATTTTGAAATCCTCCCCTCCCGAAGGGAGGGGATTCCTGGCTCAGGCCGCCTCCTGGAGCAGCGCTCCAGGAGGTCTTGCGCCATCGGCACCAGCCGGGTTGAGACCAGCCCGGACGAGCATCACACGTGCGGAGTTCTTGTCTCGTGGAGACACCGTTCCGCACGCGGTGCAGGTGCAGGTGCGCTCACCCAGCGGCAGGCGATGCTTGGCTCTCGCATCGCATTCGTTCCACACCCACCGACACCGGTCCCACTCCGCATCCGAATACGACGACGCTCCGCGTCGCGACACTGGGATGCGATTCCTCCCCGGCGTGAACGCCGGGGCCTGCTCGCAAGAAAGCAGGTGACGTCCCGAACCGCTCTACGGACGGTGATTACGTCGAGGGCCGGAAGGACGCCGTCAGCGTCTTCCAGGTGTCCTGGCGCAACGCGCTGTCCCAGTCGGCGGCCTTCGCGGTGTACATCAGTCCGTAGCCGAGATGGCCGTTGACGACGAAACCCCGGTCGACGGTGCGGTACTCGGTACCGCCCTCGACGTAGGTGAACTCCCAGTCGGCCGTGTTCCAGCCCCGGTAGTCCACCTTCTCGATGCGGACCTTGTGGTACTGGGCGCGCACCATGTAGCGCTCCTGGTTCTGCCAGTCCGCCACCGGGTCGCCCTTGGGCGTACTCGTCCACGCGACCAGCAGCTTCTGCCCACCGGGCCCGGTGTAGCGGTCACCGGCGTCGTCGCTGGACTTGTACGACCAGCCCTTGGGCAGCCCGATCGAGTACCCCTGTCCGCCCTTGCGGGTGGACACCACCGGCGCGGAGCCGGCCGCGGACGGGCTCGCGCTGCCGTCGGGCTTGCTGTCCGACGGCGTACCGGTACCGGCGGAGGACGGGCTCGCCCCACCCGTCCGCGCCGCGCTGCCCGTGCCGCGGCTCTCCTTGGTGGACGCACTCGCGCTCACCGCCGACTTGGCCCCGCTGCCGTTGTCGTCCTTGCCACCGCTGTTGAGGGCGAAGGCCAGGACGGTGCCGAGCACGGCGAGGACGACGACCACAGCGATGATCACCAGGGTGCGCTTGGGCACGACATCGGTCAGCGGCGCCCTCGGCACCGGCCGCGGCGGCAGGTCCAGGTCCGGCGGCGGCATCACGGGCCAGCCGGAACTCGGCTTGGTCGAGCTGGAGTTCGGCCCGCCTGCGGCACCGGAGGCCGACCGCGCCGTAGGAGCAGCACCCGAGCCACCGGTCCCACCGGAGGCAGAAGCAGCAGCAGGAGCAGCGGGCCGTGCACCACCGGCGACGGAACCTCCCGCGCTCGCCGGACCACTCGTACCCACCGGACGGCCGCCGACCGGACCTCCCGAACGGCCCGCACCCGCCGAAGCGTTCGTTCCCGCCGAACCGCCGGCGGCAGGCGCGCCCGCGTCACCGCCCCCGCTCTTCGTCCGCGTCCCGGCCGCGGCGGAGGCCGCCCCCGCCGCCTTGCGGACCGAACGCAGCGCGCCGCGCAGCTTCTCCGCGGCCTCCTCGCCCCGCTTGCCCTCGGCCGGACCGGGCTGCGGCGGCAGCGGAACCACCCGCGTGGCGTCCATCGGCTCCGGCTCGGGCGCGTGGATCACCTTGTTGAACATGGCCCGCGCCCCGGCGTCGTCGACCCGCTTGGCCGGGTCCTTGGTGAGCAGGCCGTAGATGACGTCCCGCAGCGGGCCCGCGTGCTTGGGCTCCTCCAGCGGCTCGGTCATCACCGCGGTGAGCGTGGCGATCGCCGACCCCTTGTCGTACGGCGGTACGCCCTCCACCGCCGCGTACAGCAGGCCGCCGAGCGACCACAGGTCGGCCGCCGGGCCCGGCTTGTGGCCACGGGCGCGCTCCGGGGCGATGTAGGAGGGGGCGCCGACGAGCATGCCGGTGGAGGTGATGGACGGGTCGCCCTCCACCTGGGCGATGCCGAAGTCGGTGAGCACGACCCGGCCGTCCTCGGCGATGAGCACGTTGGACGGCTTCACGTCCCGGTGCAGGATGCCCTCGCGGTGCGCGGAGCGCAGCACGTCGAGGACGGCGAGCCCGACCTCGGCGGCGCGCTTCGGCTCCAGCAGGCCGTCCTCACGGATGACCTCGGCGAGGGACTTGCCCTCCACCAACTCCATGACGATCCACGGCCGGTCGTCCTCGTCGACCACGTCGAAGACCGTCACCGCGCTGTTGTTGCGGATCCGGGCGATCGCCTTGGCCTCGCGCAGGGTACGCGTGATCAGGCGCCGCTTCTCCTCCTCGTCGATGTTCGACGGGAACCGCAGCTCCTTGACGGCGACCGTCCGACCCAGGGTCTCGTCCTCGGCCCGCCACACGGTGCCCATGCCGCCGCGGCCCAGCACGTCTCCCAGCCGGTACCGCCCGGCGAGGAGACGACGCTCGCTCTTGTCCTGACGAGTCTCCTGACGAGAAGTGCCCGCCCGCTCCGCCTCCGACATGCGTCCCCTCATGCAACCCGCCCTGACAGAGCCTCCATTGTCTCTCACCCGACAAGTGGGCGACGCCCAGGGTGCCCACCAGAAGAGGCCGTTCCGCTTATCGGGATGAGGGGCTGCAAAAGGACCGAAGCCACCCACGGAGCCGCACAGTGACTCCGCTTCAGGCCGTGACCACCGCTACAGCGGTGCGATGTCCGGCGCCCCCAGCCGGGCCGCGTCCGCCGTCAGGTCGTCGGGCTGGCGCTGGGACTCGCGCTCGGCCTCCACCCGCTTCTCGTAGTGTTCGACCTCGCGCTCGATCTGGCCCTCGTCCCAGCCGAGGACCGGCGCCATCAGCCCGGCCGCCTCGCGGGCGCTGCGGGTACCCCGGTCGAAGGTCTCGATGGAGATGCGGGTACGGCGGGTGAGCACGTCGTCCAGGTGCCGGGCGCCCTCGTGGGAGGCGGCGTAGACCACCTCGGCGCGCAGATAGTCGTCCGCGGCGGCCAGGGGCTCGCCCAGGGCGGGGTCGGCGGCGATCAGGTCCAGGACCTCCTCGGCCAGGGAGCCGTACCGGTTCAGCAGGTGCTCGACACGGGCCACGTGCACTCCGGTGCGGGCGGCGATGCGCGCTCGCGCGTTCCACAGCGCCTGATATCCCTCCGCGCCCAGCAGCGGGGTCTCCTCGGTCACGCAGTCGGCTACGCGCGTGTCCAGGCCGTGCACCGCCTCGTCGACGGCGTCCTTCGCCATCACCCGGTACGTGGTGTACTTGCCGCCGGCGACGACCACCAGCCCCGGCGCCGGATGGGCGACCGTGTGCTCGCGGGACAGCTTGCTGGTGGCGTCGGACTCCCCGGCGAGCAGCGGGCGCAGACCGGCGTACACGCCCTGGACGTCGTCGCGGCCGAGCGGCACCGCGAGCACCGAGTTGACGTGTTCCAGCAGGTAGTCGATGTCGGCGCTGGACGCGGCCGGGTGGGCCTTGTCGAGGTCCCAGTCGGTGTCGGTGGTGCCGATGATCCAGTGCCGGCCCCAGGGGATGACGAAGAGGACGGACTTCTCGGTGCGCAGGATCAGGCCGGTGGTGGAGTGGACGCGGTCCTTGGGCACGACCAGGTGGATGCCCTTGGAGGCGCGGACGTGGAACTGGCCGCGCTCGCCCACCATGGCCTGGGTGTCGTCGGTCCACACACCGGTCGCG encodes:
- a CDS encoding serine/threonine-protein kinase — protein: MQGLLIAGRYRLADSIGSGGMGRVWRAHDEVLHRTVAVKELTAALYVSDGDRAVLLARTRAEARAAARINHSAVVTVHDVLEHDGRPWIVMELVEGNSLADAVKERGRMEPREAARIGLWVLRALRAAHSAGVLHRDVKPGNVLLGRDGRVLLTDFGIAQIEGDTTITRTGEVVGSVDYLAPERVRGHDPGPSSDLWALGATLYTAVEGRSPFRRTSPLSTMQAVVEEEAAEPRHAGALGPVIAALLRKEPAQRPGAEEAEQLLAEAAEGRRPNAAQAFVPTQGRGLHTGTGPGAGPSGYGSGTSAAGYGPDTSANTYGSGTSVTGPGPGPGPGSASGTQAVGYGPGAAAGAVPSVTGPTAVAPAPAGPAGLAGPAGPGGSAGSVRSAATARPRPRPRRRLRTLVLVVAAAAVLGGGAAVAVQEWGGTQSGTGTSGGAGPATDPSGSDTATPGPDGTIPASWETHHDPLGFSLSLPKGWKRKVYEDQSGLQQIDYTPDGGKHFVRIAIDSPDFATPLQHQKDLEQQLQRLVDYKRVQMTENIYRDRKGSLWEYTWTALKKDPPYVPGPRHAIEETYFARSGTEYAIYMSTPAEDWVKTSKQFKWVLQSWQEPNGS
- a CDS encoding serine/threonine-protein kinase, producing the protein MGTEGADFRVIAGRYRLEARIGRGGMGVVWRASDQLLGRLVAVKELLPDDSLPDDDARRRRDRTLREARAVAQLRHPHIIVVHDVVEHEERPYLVMELVEGGSLADRIARDGPADAAEAARIGIALLSAVHTAHEAGVLHRDIKPANVLIEAGTGRVVLTDFGIAQVAGATTLTETGSFVGSPEYTAPERMSGVRTGPESDLWSLGALLCTVLSGESPFRRDSIGGILHAVVAAEIRPPVEAEPLLPVVRGLLERDPDRRLGAADAERMLRAYLETGRTPEAPGTAGTAGGGRGHHRIGGGRTPRPGTGGRTTGSRTGCRPGSRTAGAAAPYSPTQPDLPHGPPLPPAGSEPSAAPESRTARRGVLIAAVLVAALAGAGVSAALLLHGNGDGGGGSPGGTATSPATGTGSTGTGTTGTGTSPTSPSPSPAPSTPSKVTNSHTAPSGYRTAQDPAGFSLAVPEDFTRSPQGERVFYLSPGETFRLGIKVAESRPGGPQGVLERSAAEGPDTNPGYHDGRVTRTTHAGHPAALWEFTWDGFSTAEGPRHTYDLCWEDSGRLYDVWVSAPVGKVREAREYFDVALDTFSVTAS
- a CDS encoding protein kinase; translated protein: MDDYAGRVLADRYRLPLPPSDEYELTETRAFDTYSGQEVLVRQVPLPEVVEAEVLDAEGLPEGFTARERGGARRAAPDARTATRRPADPAVRRAVEAAQAAARIPDHPRLDQVFDVFAEGGSLWIVSEWVAARPLSAFLAEQPLSPYRAAEVASDVLMALRVLHAHGWVHRNITARTVLVCEDGRVLLTGLAVGAAEEALCGYDPVPGEDGELGGGMYGAPGAAGGSTASGLPGTAGVERAEPGAGAMAAGGAGGASSTSGAGGAGGALGGRPGTEAGGAGTTAAGQRGGPSSVGPDGGVPSADVDPEAARRAAIQARAAGGLPGANGGADAVGGPAGQRALESGARSASGTDIRAARAGAIAAYRAGARAAARVQEPGQNGRPALPGARPPAENGTGTDRPDGTTQPPYPAGPGSTPPPGRVADPYGVRTAPWHGTSPRPGSGSTPPALGGDGTQRPGLPSGGSHDPAAPAHRTGTDPVQSGSAPGAHDGSVLPSGNPYDRSLPGQSRVHRTGTDPVQSGSAPGAHGGSAVASRGPQYPSVPGQSQAQRAGADPVHPGPARWDDPAGVAGVRRGAGSALAAERARQVRMTVVGPVTERWAPEQAGPVHENWQLAAPIGPATDLWALGALLFRAVQGHAPYPEESTAELVQLVCAEPPAFAEECGPLRPVVESLLRQDPTERLDVEELNGWLRSLVRSAPEPDAGTHVVPVPPADPRRLPIVRRRGELVRLRRRRVRRQADVPPHGRHKRDREQVRERSERSRDRSERIRERTRDDDVRSPRSLGRTLLLLILLLLAGAIAYAMLFMPKQGDSGAAGSDRTGTAGEVSAAPSHSLQPSSGQSADGGPSASAPATETQPQTGGDPSVADGFALRTDPEGFTVAVAKGWDRTPKNGSGQVVYAQGNFELIVVPGRDSASVYGSDPMVYQRDKESELQPYRDSSWATATGLRTIEVGGRTMAEGQFTWTDGQGRDLFVRNMAILLNGRYHIIQVRGPESQRDAVTRLYEQATATYRYTG
- a CDS encoding glycerol-3-phosphate dehydrogenase/oxidase; protein product: MRTATLGPEQRAEALAAMAERELDVLVVGGGVVGAGTALDAVTRGLSTGLIEARDWASGTSSRSSKLIHGGLRYLEMLDFTLVREALKERGLLLERLAPHLVKPVPFLYPLQHKGWERLYAGSGVALYDAMSMARGHGRGLPLHRHLTRRHALRVAPCLKKDALVGALQYYDAQVDDARFVATLVRTAASYGARAANRARVTGFLREGDRVVGARVRDVEAGGEYEIRAKQVVNATGVWTDDTQAMVGERGQFHVRASKGIHLVVPKDRVHSTTGLILRTEKSVLFVIPWGRHWIIGTTDTDWDLDKAHPAASSADIDYLLEHVNSVLAVPLGRDDVQGVYAGLRPLLAGESDATSKLSREHTVAHPAPGLVVVAGGKYTTYRVMAKDAVDEAVHGLDTRVADCVTEETPLLGAEGYQALWNARARIAARTGVHVARVEHLLNRYGSLAEEVLDLIAADPALGEPLAAADDYLRAEVVYAASHEGARHLDDVLTRRTRISIETFDRGTRSAREAAGLMAPVLGWDEGQIEREVEHYEKRVEAERESQRQPDDLTADAARLGAPDIAPL
- a CDS encoding serine/threonine-protein kinase; this encodes MSEAERAGTSRQETRQDKSERRLLAGRYRLGDVLGRGGMGTVWRAEDETLGRTVAVKELRFPSNIDEEEKRRLITRTLREAKAIARIRNNSAVTVFDVVDEDDRPWIVMELVEGKSLAEVIREDGLLEPKRAAEVGLAVLDVLRSAHREGILHRDVKPSNVLIAEDGRVVLTDFGIAQVEGDPSITSTGMLVGAPSYIAPERARGHKPGPAADLWSLGGLLYAAVEGVPPYDKGSAIATLTAVMTEPLEEPKHAGPLRDVIYGLLTKDPAKRVDDAGARAMFNKVIHAPEPEPMDATRVVPLPPQPGPAEGKRGEEAAEKLRGALRSVRKAAGAASAAAGTRTKSGGGDAGAPAAGGSAGTNASAGAGRSGGPVGGRPVGTSGPASAGGSVAGGARPAAPAAASASGGTGGSGAAPTARSASGAAGGPNSSSTKPSSGWPVMPPPDLDLPPRPVPRAPLTDVVPKRTLVIIAVVVVLAVLGTVLAFALNSGGKDDNGSGAKSAVSASASTKESRGTGSAARTGGASPSSAGTGTPSDSKPDGSASPSAAGSAPVVSTRKGGQGYSIGLPKGWSYKSSDDAGDRYTGPGGQKLLVAWTSTPKGDPVADWQNQERYMVRAQYHKVRIEKVDYRGWNTADWEFTYVEGGTEYRTVDRGFVVNGHLGYGLMYTAKAADWDSALRQDTWKTLTASFRPST